A stretch of the Deinococcus malanensis genome encodes the following:
- a CDS encoding ArsR/SmtB family transcription factor — protein sequence MSPAVHHDVLRALADPTRQQILEVLLQAEEARRRGECFAGTISQALGLSQPTISHHMKVLVDAGLISAKKKGTSVYYCLSHQGFQVLHDHLAPYLTATSESKETT from the coding sequence GACGTCCTTCGCGCCCTCGCCGACCCGACACGCCAACAAATCCTCGAAGTCCTCCTGCAGGCGGAAGAAGCCAGACGCCGCGGAGAATGCTTCGCCGGCACCATCAGCCAGGCCCTCGGCCTCAGCCAACCCACCATCAGCCACCACATGAAAGTCCTGGTCGACGCCGGCCTCATCAGCGCCAAGAAAAAAGGCACCTCGGTCTACTACTGCCTCAGTCACCAGGGCTTTCAGGTGCTCCACGACCACCTCGCGCCGTACCTCACGGCCACCTCAGAGAGTAAGGAGACCACATGA